taccctatatattacatttattttaaaagaatttcattttattcaaatctagctacagtgtttcgaagaactatacttatatgattttaaatgtgacagagttttatagttatatggagtaattttttttattgGCTAGaagcgaagtagtatttaaataattaaaaaaaataacaaaagttcctaacatgattgcatatgatcattaatcgaattaagtatgataacatgataaaaaagataaattttattttaatttaaattcaaattttagaactttatctataaattcaaaattatcttttaattcaaattccgtatatatatatatatatatatatatatatatatatatatatatatttgtatttaactaaaatagtcaaatatagaataaagttaccatatactattgacatttattagcttgccacttggcttaaccataatattaattatatatggtaactttcttgctttaatatatatatagatttttatatatatatatactttgttTTGTTGATATATCAGTTATAACATTCCCTTTGGTCCTTGTAAAACTCATTCATTTCACCTTACTAGTATtagtcaaaatatgccaaataattACTACAGTATTTATGTTCCAATATACTCATAAAGAAACTTCTAAAATGCTTGTCGAAAGCTATATACATTACCccttaataaataaaaaagatgATAATTTGACTGTATCAGCATTTGGAACAGCTCGTTGTCTTAGTAAAAATTACCATCAAGCAATTTAATGCTTAATGTGAAATTTATGACCATACTCATGCATCTTAATTTTACACGACACAACAATTAACGAAAATAAGCAATGAATTTACCGTAAAATCAAGTAAAGTAACTCAGAGGGTAGGAAAATTATGAGGAGAAACCAAAGTTACTTGTTATACTAAGCTAGGTTAAGTGTAGTTAAAGGGAGTGCAAAGTGCCAAAGTAGACTTCTAATATTTACTTAAAGACACTTTTCTTAGTAGAACAATAATAGTAGGAAcgtaaaattataaaataaaataaaaggaattgTTCGTTCCCTTAGTTAACAGTTGGGTGGAATATAATTTTGACTCTCCAAACATGTTCTTACCATTCACTAAAAAAATGCTATATATAAGTATAACAAAAGCCACTGGGAAATAACTTGACTCTCTACATTCTTTCATCactactcttcttcttcttcttctccactttGTCACTTCTTCACAAAAGCCACTAGCTTCTTTTCTTGGTTTTTTAGCCATGGAAACTTCTCAAGATTTTCCCGAACGCTCGTATGCTTTCAAAGGAAAGCGTAGCAAGCGCTCAAGGCCATCATCCCCGCTTGACATAGCGGGGACGATGGTTACTAGTAGTTCATCGGCGGCTGGTGGAAGTGATGATGGTGGAGGTGATGTTTATTACTCTTCAGCAATAGTTCAGTATTCACCAACCACTTCTACTACTCAAATATCGACTACTTGCACGTCCGAGGAAGATGAAGACATGGCCAATTGCTTAATTCTGTTAGCACAAAGCGGACGCCGAAAAGTACAAGTTGTAACTGAAGTTAAAAAGGAGAAAATCAGCAGCAGGAAATTCACAGAAATGGTCAATACTACAACTGGAAAAGCTGGTTTTTTTGTCTACGAGTGTAAAACTTGTAACAGAACTTTCCCTTCATTTCAAGCACTTGGTGGGCACAGAGCTAGTCATAAAAGGCCCAAAACCATAGTAGAAGAGAAAAAATCTGTCACTATCCCTGCCACTGCCACTGCCACTGCAATGGCTTCTGCTAGCACTGCCATGGCTACTGCTAGAGTTGGTGCTGACTCACTAGTGGAAAATCATAACGATCATCATATAGAAAATGATCAAGAAGAAGGGCGGTTCAATAAAATTAGTAGTCCATCTTTTTCGGTCCAAAtggtcaacaacaacaacaacaaaggtATCATTTCTCATGGTAACAGCAACAGCAAGCCAAAAATCCACGAGTGTTCAATTTGTGGGTCGGAATTTTCATCAGGGCAAGCTTTAGGTGGTCATATGAGGAAACATAAACCACCTACTACAGCAACTGTTACAAACACTAAGGTTTCTACAAATACTCATATTGAGACAATTAGCAATTTTTCAGAATCGTCACATGATGTTGGTACTAATTATAAGGAGGAGGAGAAATCTACAAGAAATTTTCTGTCTCTTGATCTTAATTTGCCGGCGCCACCAGAAGATGATCGCCGTGAAACAAAGTTTGAACAAAGTCTTGTCTTCTCCGCTGCCCCTTTGGTGGATTGTCATTACTAATAATTAAAAGAGGAGAgattatttttttttcctttttttagtttatcattttttttaacACTTATTGATCAATTAATGTGAATTAATTTGTCACAAATTTGTGATAATAAATTAGaagtattgttattatttttgttcATAAATATACATTAAATTCTTTTGAAAAATCTTATTTAAAGTGAACTTGTAATTGTTCACCAATATAATTGGCTGTAGTCTACTTTAATTTATTTGAAGTTCAATCTTTGAGTAAGTAAGTGGTTAGTGTTCATGGTTGCCTTCCATTCACGAAAAGGGAGTGTAGTGAGAGTGAGGTatcttttttcccttttgttgTAAGTATTTTTCCCACCGCTCTTTAAAATTTGTTTCTTTAGTGGCAAAGCTATACGTGTAACACATGGACAAAATTTACTTCTTTACTGGACTTATTCGGCGTGAATTCAGATTAATCGAATCAGCGTATTCATTCATCTATTGACCGTATATTATTATTCAATGCAAATTCAAATTAGTCGAATCAACAtgtttcaaatatcatatgtctaAAGCAAGTAGGAGGCAATACTAGTAGGCAAAAGCAAAGAGCATGGAGTGTGGGGGATGGAAGTATTGGATTGCTTTATGGGATGGTTAGGGGTTAGGCATCACTAGCACCACAACCAAAAGTCTGTGGATTAGGTTCTTCTATACTATGTGTATTTTTTCTTGAttacttaataataataataataaataataataaaggcTGAGAAAAATAAGAGGGGGAGCTCCGTCAGTGTTCTGTTTCATTAAATGACAAAGAATAAATGGATAGGAAAGATGGGCTGGTAACTGCCAAAACCATGTGTAAATACACCTGTATTATATACACTTTTTTTGTCCATGTTTCCTTCACTTAAAACCTACTTATCTTTAACTTACTTAACTTTGTTTCTTCTTTctactatatatatatggtataGCTAGATAAGATTCGTCTCTTCTACGTACGGTTCACTTGTCACATCAGAGTTGAACTAAACTCACACTACTCACATCCATATTGTGTTGATCTCAAGTGACCAGCAAGAGAGCCTCAACTCGACCGAACTCATTATTTTTAATTCGAATTATATCTTatgcaattaaaagaaaaagtttatATATAATAAGATCACGCATAGACTAGAGTAATGGTTATACAGTCGTCTAGTAAGAAATCTTGTTAATTTCGTGATACCTAACAGTAGAGCTAGTAGCTATCAGCCCACCAATCACACCTAATTGTTAAACTGATCACATCCCTTACTTTTCAAGTTTCTTAACTAACTAAAAACCTTTATTTCTGCGATGACCTTTTACTACCATATATACCAGAAATAGCCACTGCAAATCACACGTCACAAGCAGTTGGGTATGAGGTCTAAAC
The Nicotiana sylvestris chromosome 11, ASM39365v2, whole genome shotgun sequence DNA segment above includes these coding regions:
- the LOC104218116 gene encoding zinc finger protein ZAT5-like, yielding METSQDFPERSYAFKGKRSKRSRPSSPLDIAGTMVTSSSSAAGGSDDGGGDVYYSSAIVQYSPTTSTTQISTTCTSEEDEDMANCLILLAQSGRRKVQVVTEVKKEKISSRKFTEMVNTTTGKAGFFVYECKTCNRTFPSFQALGGHRASHKRPKTIVEEKKSVTIPATATATAMASASTAMATARVGADSLVENHNDHHIENDQEEGRFNKISSPSFSVQMVNNNNNKGIISHGNSNSKPKIHECSICGSEFSSGQALGGHMRKHKPPTTATVTNTKVSTNTHIETISNFSESSHDVGTNYKEEEKSTRNFLSLDLNLPAPPEDDRRETKFEQSLVFSAAPLVDCHY